A segment of the Triticum urartu cultivar G1812 chromosome 1, Tu2.1, whole genome shotgun sequence genome:
TTATTTTGACTCCATTTtccatatgctatcttttggacGAGTTCGGTTATATACACATGAATCAGGAAAACTcgtgtctatatatatatatgtcaaCTTTACATTAAACTAAGTGGGGAGTTGCAAACCAAACTATTGTGTTCATTTAATTTTTAAACCTGTTCCTAAATGTACACATCTTAAAAAAAACAAATGCACTAATAAGAGTGGTACTCTGCTGGTGAAAAATAAACAGAAGACTACTCATGTGCATCATATCCCACAATTAATTTATGATGCTAGCGGAGCTGTAAGAAAACAGCTGGATATGCACAGGGTACAAGCACAACATGGCTTGGACATGTCGTGGCCTAATCTACCTTAGCTAGTAGCAATGGTGCTGCTTCTGAATGGCCTTGCTTATTCAGTGTTTTTAATTATTGTGCAGACTTTAATCCTAATTTAACGGACCTCATCTGGCTCTCAAATGAAATGTACTACAGCTCAAAGAGCAGCAGCTTTCTTTGCTTAAGCCTTCCGCCCTAACAAATCAAGTGCCCATTCAATCTGCAGGCTGCAGTTTCAAGTAATCACAAGGCAAAACAAGCACAAGAGAGTAGCCTGAACCCTGCAAGCCAAATTGTATTCCTCACACCTGAACCCACAGTGTCTTGAACAATGTTCAACATCACCAGTGCAGACGTATCGTATCAAACAGATCGTCCAAATTCTAAACATTAACAAATTCAATTTTCGTTGCTCCCACCGAATATACGACCTTAATACCAACAGAGTTGCATAAAGTAAGAAACGCAGAGACATGAAAGCAATACCTCTCGCCTTTGAGGTTGTCGTCGACGCCTCCGTCATCCCCAAGATCCTCCTTCGATGTTCCGCTCGCTTAAGCTCTGAAAACAACATGCACCATAGTACACAGAGGAAACACAACATTAAGCAGTCAGCAGTCCATAACTACCATATAcacatcgaatctgatccgacgaAGCAAGAAAGATTCAAAATCTACTCACCGTGTCATGATTGTCCTGGTTGATCAGGAGTCCAGGAAGGCTTCCCCGAGCTGGCTTTGGCACATGAGCGAATCCTGAAGTAGAGAAACACCAGAAGAAACAGATCATCACCATGCCAATAAAAAATGAGAGGTCTAGTGAAGATCAAAGAAACACCACAACAACCTAATCGACTATATCTCTTCTttaataatttcttttcttctttgTAATTCTAATTAGTCAACATGGCAGAAGGATTTATCCCTATTTAATCTTACATTAATATCTAAATTTACGGTTGGCATATATGTTAATACCCCCAGCCTAAAATCTGAGAAGAGCAAAAAAAACTGAGAAAGTTCCCTTGGTTATTCTAAGTTTCCGTTGAACTGGCGAAATCATCTGTAGGTAGTTCAAGTTTTACGCCGCATACAAGAACTGAACGTCCTCAGACACCTGACAAATGTAGGACATGTCAGGCAAGCAACAATATATTGAGGATGAAAAAAAATGCTTATCGATACATGAGTTGAGAAACCAATCATATACCTTCATATTTAACAACACAATTATCCAAGAAAGATGTTAAGCCTGGAGAGCTCTTCAACTGAATGAAAAACAGCAAGTCTTCATATCAATTAACAACAGAAGAGACAGATTGTTAGGAAATCCAGCAGCAAACAAAAAAACACGCTGCTAATTCTTAATATCATAAACCTGTAAGATTGTACCACGAAGTCATGTCAGTAATTATTACTCCAAATCAGTATACCACCGCCATAGTACTACACCGTCTAATTACCTATACAATTAACAGACTAAAGAAAATCATTTCAACATGAATTAGACGAACCATACAGAACTAATTAAGGGATATTTAAGGTGTAAATGCAGGTACATACATCTGGTTATAGAAGTCTCTATTACAGTACTCTCTTTCACAGCTTGATTACAGATCTAAGCTTCTATATATTAACAATATATTTCTTCAAGTCAGAGGCAGAAAAAAGAGAACACTCATTAGTTACCATTTTCTAACCTTTACATCCTCACTCCTCTTCCACGAAAAGCATGCTAACTGAATAATATTAGTACTCCCTGTCATAAGAATGATGTTAGTTAGATACCAAGAAATGTCAGGTTGCTGGATTAGTTCAAGGGACACTTTAGATAGCCAAAATAACAATAGCACGCACGCATCAGATTCCTCACTGTTTTTGCGTGGCTGACTGACTGTAGAGAAGGTTATGGAGGATTGTGTGATCTCACCTGAGAGGACCTCCCTTTGTTGCCGTGCGCGACGAAGAGGGGTGCGGAAGGAGGCGGCTGCGTGTGACGAAGATGTTGCGGAGATGGAGACGGCAGCGTTGACTAGAAGTGAGGGGGGAGATGCGATGGTCGGTGATGCTCTCCCATCCGCCGCTGCAGCTCCCTCTCCTCGTTCCTCTCTTTCTccctcctctccttccttctccctctcctctctctctcctgaAGGGACCAGTCCATTAGGCTGGATCAAATCGAGCGCCCCGCCATAGCCCTTGGCCTGCAGGTCGCCGCCGCTACTGGAGACGCCCGCCACCGTGCCCGCAAGCCTCTGATCCGGCGGGATCCCCGAGAGAGGAGGGAGTGGTGCGAGCGACGCCCGCTTGCCACCTCGACGTGATGAGAGAGGTGGCGTGGAGATGAGGACATGGACGTGGGACTCGATCCTTCGTGTGGCAGCGGCTAGCGTCGCGGTCGATGGCGCCCCTGCCGCCAGGGGGACTGGGATGGGGAGATGAGGCGGCGGCGTGTTGGGGTCGAGGGCTCGGGACGGGAGATGAAGCACGAGCGCCGGTgaggctggcggcggcggcggagagaaGAGAACGAAGGCTGTGAGCGAGAGGTGCGAGGGGTGTGTTGTTTCTGTCCTCTTTGACACACTAAAACGCGACAGTAAAACCTGCGGACGTGGCACTCGTGAGCGGGCGCCCATGCCGCGACTGTTAAAGGGTTCAATGGCCGCGGTCCCTCTCGATAGCGTCTCAGTCCAGGCGCTGGCCGCGTTGTACCCTTGtattctagatacatccatacctgcgacaagtaattcgggacggagggagtacttgttGTAGCTGTGCATTGGTAGCTCTGTTCCTGCTTGCTGTTATAGCTTGGATGGATATGGATGCTTCTTCTTACGAATTTAATCAAAATTTAGCTTGGATGGTTGTCACATGTACTGATCTATAGTTCTGTTCACATGGGTATAATTAAAATTTTGACAGCATTTTCATCCAAAAATTCAACATGACCTCTCTTTATTTTTGTACCATTTTCACatgtcatatatatatatatatatatatgatccaTATATTCAGCTCAATATGGTGCATATATGCCCATAGACTTCACAAGCCAGAATGAGTATGTATGAATTTCAGTTTTCAAGCATAAGGTGAGTCCTTCACTCACAAGTTGCATCCAAAAGCATGAAGTGGGTCTGCATCTCACCACACACACCACAATATCACAAGAGACACTCAGGGAGGGATTCAACCCAAAAGCATCGACTTCACGGAGTAGTGGGCATCATTTTAATAAAGATCACTACACACTACTGTATCACAAAATGGCATGCTACACACTCCGTCTCCTCTTCGGCGTGACCTTCTTTGACGGCTTTCATAACAACTTTTGGTGGATAATTAAGTGGGAGTCCATGTTTCCATACAAACTTGCCTACATAATACATAAATTTCATGCATTAAAAATAGGATCAATGTCATACACAATTGAAGAAAAACATCATTTTTCACCTCCTTGTGATTGGATCAGGGTTGCATTGTAGGACAGTAAATGAAGATCTCACTCCAAGTGGGCTATCAAGAGGTGATTTACTACACAAAAAGGCATTTTAAATAATATATAAAACATCGAACGTTTGTAGAGATATTACAGAGAAGCAAACAAAGTTACCTCATCATCATAGGATGAGGGCTGGCTTGTGGGACAGTCAGTGAGGTTGTCACTCCAAGAAGGCTACCAAGAGATGTGTAGAGTTATTTCACATGTGACTACAAAATATGCAGTGCATAAGGAGAAAGCATTTCACATGTGTAGAGTTATTGAAGAGAAGCAAAATTAATTTACCTCCTCGTCCTAGGCGAGGACTGACTTGCGGGACAGGCAACAGAGACATCTAGGGCTGGCTATAATTCTCAACTACAGGGCCGACTACACTTCAGCGTCGACTACCTATGAGTCTCAACCTCGGAACGACTCATCGACTCGTACCTTGGTGATGGGACCAGGGAGCTCATGAGGGTCCGTTTCAGGTTAGCCTTTTATGTTCACATACAAAAACCTGAC
Coding sequences within it:
- the LOC125533114 gene encoding uncharacterized protein LOC125533114, with amino-acid sequence MDVSRIQGYNAASAWTETLSRGTAAIEPFNSRGMGARSRVPRPQVLLSRFSVSKRTETTHPSHLSLTAFVLFSPPPPPASPALVLHLPSRALDPNTPPPHLPIPVPLAAGAPSTATLAAATRRIESHVHVLISTPPLSSRRGGKRASLAPLPPLSGIPPDQRLAGTVAGVSSSGGDLQAKGYGGALDLIQPNGLVPSGEREEREKEGEEGEREERGEGAAAADGRASPTIASPPSLLVNAAVSISATSSSHAAASFRTPLRRARQQREVLSGSTNIIQLACFSWKRSEDVKTCCFSFS